One Sphaeramia orbicularis chromosome 21, fSphaOr1.1, whole genome shotgun sequence DNA window includes the following coding sequences:
- the LOC115412428 gene encoding acetylcholine receptor subunit alpha-like — protein MTTLLFIFHLLILAGAATASTDETRLVKTLFTGYNKVVRPVTHFKDPVVVTVGLQLIQLISVDEVNQIVSSNVRLKQQWKDVNLQWNPEDYGGIKKIRIPSTDIWRPDLVLYNNADGDFAIVHETKVLLEHTGMITWNPPAIFKSYCEIIVLHFPFDLQNCSMKLGTWTYDGNLVVVNPDSDRPDLSHFMESGEWVMKDFRSWKHWVYYACCPETPYLDITYHFLMLRLPLYFIVNVIIPCMLFSFLTGLVFYLPTDSGEKMTLSISVLLSLTVFLLVIVELIPSTSSAVPLIGKYMLFTMVFVIASIIITVIVINTHHRSPSTHTMPDWVRKVFIETIPNIMFFSTMKRPGKEKQNKSIYGGDFEISDISGNQVSSVPYQSPITKNPDVRSAIEGVKYIAETMKSDEESNNAAEEWKFVAMVLDHILLCVFMAVCLIGTLGVFAGRLIELSML, from the exons ATGACTACtttacttttcatttttcatCTATTAATTCTAGCag GCGCCGCCACGGCCTCCACAGATGAAACACGACTGGTCAAAACCCTTTTCACCGGCTACAATAAGGTTGTCCGTCCCGTCACTCACTTCAAGGACCCGGTGGTTGTAACTGTGGGCCTTCAGCTCATCCAGCTCATCAGTGTG GATGAGGTCAACCAGATCGTCAGCAGCAACGTACGACTGAAGCAG caatGGAAAGATGTGAACTTGCAGTGGAACCCAGAGGATTACGGTGGAATCAAAAAGATCAGAATTCCCTCCACTGACATTTGGCGACCTGATCTGGTTCTCTACAACAA CGCTGATGGTGACTTCGCCATTGTTCATGAGACCAAAGTGCTGCTGGAGCACACGGGGATGATCACATGGAACCCACCCGCCATCTTTAAGAGCTACTGTGAAATTATTGTGCTGCATTTCCCCTTTGACCTCCAGAACTGCAGTATGAAGCTTGGAACCTGGACGTACGATGGAAACTTGGTCGTCGTCAACCCA GACAGTGACCGTCCAGACTTAAGTCACTTCATGGAAAGTGGGGAGTGGGTGATGAAGGATTTCCGCAGCTGGAAGCACTGGGTCTACTATGCCTGCTGCCCAGAAACCCCTTACCTGGACATCACCTACCACTTCCTCATGCTGCGCCTTCCCCTCTACTTCATCGTCAACGTGATCATTCCCTGTATGCTCTTCTCCTTCCTCACTGGACTTGTTTTCTATCTTCCTACAGACTCTG GAGAGAAGATGACTCTGAGCATCTCCGTCTTGTTGTCCCTGACTGTGTTCCTCCTGGTCATTGTGGAGCTGATCCCCTCCACTTCCAGCGCTGTACCCCTCATTGGGAAGTACATGCTCTTCACCATGGTCTTCGTCATTGCCTCCATCATCATTACTGTCATTGTCATCAACACCCACCATCGCTCCCCAAGTACCCATACAATGCCTGACTGGGTCCGCAAG GTTTTTATTGAAACTATCCCCAACATCATGTTCTTCTCAACAATGAAGCGTCCAGGGAAGGAAAAGCAGAATAAAAGTATCTATGGTGGTGATTTTGAGATCTCAGACATCTCAGGGAACCAGGTCTCCTCTGTCCCCTACCAGTCACCTATCACCAAGAATCCTGATGTCCGCAGTGCTATAGAGGGAGTCAAATACATTGCAGAGACCATGAAGTCAGACGAGGAGTCCAACAAT gCTGCTGAGGAGTGGAAATTCGTAGCCATGGTGCTGGACCACATCCTGCTGTGTGTCTTCATGGCTGTGTGTCTCATTGGTACATTAGGCGTGTTCGCAGGTCGCCTCATTGAGCTGAGCATGCTCTGA